A portion of the Pagrus major chromosome 8, Pma_NU_1.0 genome contains these proteins:
- the tnni1c gene encoding LOW QUALITY PROTEIN: troponin I, skeletal, slow c (The sequence of the model RefSeq protein was modified relative to this genomic sequence to represent the inferred CDS: inserted 2 bases in 1 codon), with protein MMTEQTTMLSHVFSWHSHINLQVNCLSSPSDCWHSSLSVTLKNSIQYAPPSMDPKAAVKPKSKISASRKLSLKILLLARATEELEAEKAAREEMKVQYLGEKLPPLQFTGLSGDDLQKLCKEIHEKIEMVDEERYDCEAKVYKNNRDIHELNLKVQDLGGKFKKPALRKVRVSADEMLRALFGSRTKGSMDLRANLKSVKKEDIKQEKEMTLEVGDWRKNVEAMSGMEGRKKMFXMHDVQE; from the exons ATGATGACAGAGCAGACAACCATGTTGTCTCACGTGTTTTCCTGGCATTCCCACATCAACCT TCAGGTGAACTGCCTGTCTTCCCCCAGTGACTGCTGGCACTCCAGCCTGTCTGTGACCCTGAAAAACAGCATACAG TACGCACCACCATCCATGGACCCCAAGGCTGCGGTTAAG cCAAAATCCAAGATCTCAGCCTCCCGCAAACTCTCATTGAAG ATCCTCTTGCTGGCCCGTGCTACAGAAGAGCTGGAGGCAGAGAAGGCGGCAAGAGAGGAAATGAAGGTTCAATACCTGGGAGAGAAGCTTCCACCGCTGCAGTTCACTGGTTTAAGCGGGGATGACCTGCAG aAACTCTGTAAGGAGATCCATGAAAAGATTGAAATGGTGGATGAGGAACGGTACGACTGTGAGGCCAAAGTCTACAAGAACAACAGAGAT ATACATGAATTGAATCTAAAGGTGCAGGACCTCGGAGGGAAGTTCAAGAAGCCAGCACTGAGGAAGGTGAGAGTGTCAGCAGATGAGATGCTGAGGGCTCTCTTTGGATCCAGAACCAAGGGCTCCATGGACCTGAGGGCCAATCTCAAGTCTGTGAAGAAAGAGGACATCAAACAAGAGAAG GAGATGACCTTGGAGGTGGGTGACTGGCGTAAGAACGTGGAGGCCATGTCTGGTATGGAGGGCAGGAAGAAGATGTT GATGCATGATGTCCAGGAGTAA